The following are encoded in a window of Chryseobacterium sp. genomic DNA:
- the hutI gene encoding imidazolonepropionase produces the protein MKLIGPFKQIITLANLPLRGKLADEQLQIIENGGILVKEGVVEEVASFHDLSEKFPDAEIEPVAGTQVCLPAFADCHTHICFGGNRANDFAMRNAGKSYLEIAESGGGIWSSVQHTRSAAEEELITSTLERVNFLLSLGITTIEIKSGYGLDAENELKMLRVIRKVQAMTEATLIPTCLAAHLKPRDFEGSNSDYLNYITDTILPLVKEEKLAKRVDIFIEKSAFQPEEGRDFLLKAKELGFDITVHADQFTPGSSRIAVEVGAKSADHLEATADDDIAFLADSETVAVALPGASLGLGEKFTPARKILDANGILAIASDWNPGSAPMGNLVTQASILAAFQKLSTAEVLAGMTFRSAYALGLEDRGKLEKGMKADFVTYKTDNFQNVLYRQGSLEAETVFVNGKRIGND, from the coding sequence ATGAAACTTATTGGACCTTTTAAACAGATCATCACCCTGGCCAACCTCCCGTTACGTGGAAAACTGGCTGATGAGCAACTGCAGATTATAGAAAACGGAGGGATTTTGGTGAAGGAAGGTGTCGTGGAGGAGGTGGCTTCTTTTCACGACCTGTCCGAAAAATTTCCGGATGCTGAAATTGAGCCCGTAGCAGGCACACAGGTTTGTCTGCCGGCCTTTGCCGACTGTCATACGCATATCTGTTTTGGCGGAAACCGCGCCAATGACTTCGCCATGCGTAACGCAGGCAAAAGCTATCTTGAGATTGCTGAAAGTGGCGGCGGAATCTGGAGTTCCGTTCAGCACACCAGATCAGCTGCGGAAGAGGAATTGATAACAAGCACACTGGAAAGAGTGAATTTTCTGCTGTCACTCGGCATCACTACGATAGAAATCAAATCAGGTTATGGTCTGGATGCAGAAAATGAGCTGAAAATGCTGCGTGTCATCAGGAAAGTTCAGGCAATGACTGAAGCTACGCTTATTCCAACCTGCCTGGCCGCGCATCTTAAGCCGCGCGATTTTGAGGGCAGCAATTCAGATTACCTAAATTATATTACAGATACGATTTTACCGTTGGTTAAGGAGGAAAAACTCGCCAAGCGTGTAGATATCTTTATTGAGAAATCGGCCTTCCAGCCGGAAGAAGGGCGTGATTTCCTGTTAAAAGCGAAGGAACTGGGGTTCGATATCACGGTTCATGCGGATCAGTTTACGCCGGGCAGTTCCAGAATTGCAGTTGAAGTGGGTGCAAAATCCGCAGACCATCTGGAAGCTACTGCTGATGACGACATTGCATTTTTGGCAGATTCTGAAACGGTAGCAGTTGCGCTGCCTGGTGCCAGTCTTGGCCTGGGTGAAAAATTCACACCAGCCCGCAAGATCCTTGATGCAAACGGTATCCTGGCCATCGCTTCCGACTGGAATCCCGGCTCTGCGCCCATGGGTAATCTGGTGACTCAGGCGTCCATATTAGCCGCCTTTCAAAAACTGTCTACCGCCGAAGTCTTAGCCGGCATGACTTTCCGCTCTGCCTATGCATTGGGTCTTGAAGACCGTGGAAAGCTGGAAAAAGGGATGAAAGCTGATTTTGTGACCTACAAAACAGATAATTTTCAGAATGTACTTTACCGCCAGGGAAGTT
- the ruvB gene encoding Holliday junction branch migration DNA helicase RuvB, giving the protein MPDFLHPDKDNFSDDELLQEEKIRPQSFQDFAGQRKTLDNLEVFVAAAKNRGGALDHVLLHGPPGLGKTTLANIIANELGVGCKITSGPVLDKPGSLAGLLTNLDENDVLFIDEIHRLSPIVEEYLYSAMEDYKIDIMLETGPNARSVQIGLNPFTLVGATTRSGMLTKPMLARFGIQSRLEYYTIELLGMIIERSARVLGVKIYEDAALEIARRSRGTPRIANALLRRVRDFAEIKGNGEIEIEITKYALNSLNVDEFGLDDMDNKIMRVMIENFRGKPVGISALATSIGENPETLEEVYEPFLIQEGFMIRTPRGREVTEKAYRHLNIRLPKRPDQLF; this is encoded by the coding sequence ATGCCCGATTTTTTACATCCTGATAAGGATAATTTTTCAGATGATGAACTGCTGCAGGAGGAGAAAATCCGGCCGCAGAGTTTTCAGGACTTTGCCGGGCAGCGAAAGACACTGGACAATCTGGAAGTCTTCGTAGCTGCAGCCAAAAACCGTGGTGGAGCGCTGGACCACGTGCTGCTTCACGGCCCGCCGGGACTGGGAAAAACAACGTTGGCAAATATTATAGCAAATGAACTTGGAGTAGGCTGTAAAATCACCTCCGGACCCGTGCTGGATAAACCGGGAAGCCTGGCGGGACTGCTGACCAATTTGGATGAAAATGATGTGCTTTTCATTGACGAGATTCACCGCCTTTCCCCTATCGTTGAAGAATATCTGTATTCAGCAATGGAAGATTATAAAATAGACATTATGCTGGAAACCGGGCCCAATGCCCGCAGCGTACAGATCGGCCTCAATCCCTTTACTCTCGTCGGTGCCACCACAAGAAGCGGAATGCTCACCAAGCCAATGCTTGCCAGATTTGGCATACAATCCCGGCTGGAATATTACACGATTGAACTGCTGGGAATGATTATTGAAAGAAGTGCCCGGGTGCTTGGCGTGAAGATTTATGAAGATGCAGCACTGGAAATAGCCCGCAGAAGCCGCGGAACTCCCAGGATTGCCAACGCTTTGCTCAGAAGAGTGCGGGATTTTGCGGAGATAAAAGGCAATGGTGAGATAGAAATTGAGATCACAAAATACGCGCTCAATTCATTGAATGTTGATGAATTTGGCCTGGATGACATGGACAATAAAATAATGCGGGTGATGATAGAGAACTTTCGCGGAAAACCGGTAGGTATTTCGGCACTGGCTACATCAATCGGCGAAAATCCGGAAACCCTGGAAGAAGTTTATGAGCCGTTCCTGATTCAGGAAGGTTTTATGATCCGCACACCGCGCGGACGCGAGGTGACAGAGAAAGCCTATAGACATCTGAACATCCGCCTGCCCAAAAGACCGGACCAATTGTTCTAG
- a CDS encoding FMN-binding negative transcriptional regulator: MYIPKIYKSEDRELMKQIISDNGFAMLISNKEKLWATHSMFLLNESGKDFYLETHVSNGNHQAKVLRDGDEVLCDFLGANAYISSSWYDHINVSTWNYEAVQIRGTVKLMTDDELYLHLHKLTYKYEKQQKCPMFAENIGEASIRNEMKGAFGINIFPTEIHIASKLSQNRKENDFKNIIKELQESPEESSRKVAEKMKDAKPVYSQRPQ, encoded by the coding sequence ATGTACATCCCAAAGATATATAAGAGCGAAGACCGCGAACTGATGAAGCAAATCATCAGCGATAACGGCTTCGCTATGCTTATTTCAAACAAAGAAAAGCTTTGGGCAACCCATTCCATGTTTTTACTTAACGAATCAGGAAAGGATTTCTATCTGGAAACGCACGTATCGAATGGAAATCATCAGGCAAAAGTGTTAAGGGACGGCGATGAAGTCCTATGTGACTTTTTAGGCGCAAATGCGTATATCTCCTCATCATGGTATGACCACATAAACGTATCCACCTGGAATTATGAAGCCGTACAAATTCGCGGAACTGTAAAACTGATGACCGATGACGAACTTTACCTTCATCTGCACAAACTTACCTACAAATACGAGAAACAGCAAAAATGTCCGATGTTTGCTGAAAACATTGGCGAGGCAAGTATTCGAAATGAGATGAAAGGAGCGTTCGGAATCAATATCTTTCCCACCGAAATTCATATCGCTTCTAAATTGTCGCAAAACAGAAAAGAAAATGATTTTAAGAATATCATTAAAGAACTGCAGGAGTCTCCGGAAGAAAGTTCAAGAAAGGTTGCGGAGAAGATGAAAGATGCTAAGCCTGTTTACTCGCAAAGACCACAATGA
- a CDS encoding GxxExxY protein, whose product MLSLFTRKDHNDKIKAVPEINSYHDFQLLNYLRITGCKLGLILNFHPSLVKDGMKRIETGYKIASAKRRHLSGL is encoded by the coding sequence ATGCTAAGCCTGTTTACTCGCAAAGACCACAATGATAAAATTAAAGCAGTACCCGAAATCAATAGTTATCATGATTTTCAGTTACTGAACTACCTTAGAATTACGGGCTGCAAATTAGGGCTGATACTCAATTTTCATCCATCTCTGGTTAAAGATGGTATGAAAAGAATTGAGACAGGCTATAAGATAGCCTCTGCTAAGCGCCGGCACCTTTCCGGTCTCTGA
- a CDS encoding MBL fold metallo-hydrolase, whose translation MKLYPIQCGKFKLDGGAMFGVVPKSIWQKTNPADENNLIELGTRSLLVEDGKKLILIDCGLGNKQDEKFFGHYSLWGDDTLDKNLKKYGFVREDITDVFLTHLHFDHCGGAIEWNDERTGYQPAFKNAEYWTNEEHWNWATEPNAREKASFLKENIMPMQESGQLRFLPTPTSGNYGFAPDLKMDVIFVDGHTEKQMLPVIQYQEKTIVFAADLIPTAGHIPQVYVMGYDTRPLLTLEEKAKFLQKCIDNEYLLFFEHDAHNELASLKMTEKGVRLDETFTMNDVFGY comes from the coding sequence ATGAAATTATATCCTATACAGTGCGGAAAATTTAAACTGGACGGCGGTGCTATGTTTGGCGTCGTCCCAAAGTCCATTTGGCAAAAAACCAACCCCGCCGATGAGAATAACCTGATTGAGCTTGGCACCCGTTCGCTGCTTGTAGAAGACGGTAAAAAACTGATCCTGATAGACTGCGGCCTGGGTAATAAGCAGGATGAGAAATTTTTTGGTCATTACTCACTTTGGGGAGATGATACCCTTGATAAAAACCTGAAGAAGTATGGTTTTGTTCGTGAAGATATTACCGATGTGTTCCTCACCCACCTGCACTTCGACCATTGTGGCGGCGCCATAGAATGGAATGATGAGCGCACGGGCTACCAGCCTGCCTTTAAAAACGCCGAATACTGGACCAATGAAGAACACTGGAACTGGGCTACAGAACCTAATGCACGCGAAAAAGCCAGCTTCCTGAAGGAAAACATCATGCCCATGCAGGAAAGCGGTCAGCTGCGTTTTCTGCCTACTCCCACCAGCGGCAACTACGGTTTCGCACCGGACCTTAAAATGGATGTCATCTTTGTGGATGGGCATACGGAAAAGCAGATGCTCCCTGTAATTCAATACCAGGAAAAAACAATTGTCTTCGCCGCAGACCTTATTCCTACCGCCGGACATATACCGCAGGTATATGTTATGGGCTACGATACACGGCCCCTGCTGACGTTGGAGGAAAAGGCTAAATTCCTGCAGAAATGTATAGATAACGAATATCTTCTATTTTTTGAACACGATGCCCATAACGAATTGGCCAGCTTAAAGATGACCGAAAAAGGGGTCCGTCTGGATGAAACGTTTACGATGAATGATGTATTCGGATATTAA
- the coaE gene encoding dephospho-CoA kinase (Dephospho-CoA kinase (CoaE) performs the final step in coenzyme A biosynthesis.) gives MDTNDGGTASPEPEPQIIGLTGGIGSGKSTVAKFIEGLGYPVYYSDIRAKEIVNDDPQLKEQIIELLGPTAYDSDSRYNRKVVAGKVFGNDTLLDGLNGLIHPAVRLDFETWKGRHHSPLLFKETALLFELGLNKECDSTILVTAEDNIRMKRVMDRDGKTYREIEAIMDRQLPEKDKLKLADFVIHNNDGLTELETETEKVISQLAEAKS, from the coding sequence ATGGACACTAACGATGGCGGTACCGCCTCGCCCGAACCCGAGCCCCAGATCATTGGCCTTACCGGCGGTATTGGTTCCGGTAAAAGCACAGTAGCGAAATTCATTGAAGGATTGGGTTACCCTGTATACTACTCGGATATCCGCGCAAAGGAAATCGTAAATGACGACCCTCAACTTAAGGAACAAATTATAGAACTGCTGGGTCCCACCGCTTACGACAGCGACAGCAGGTACAACCGCAAAGTGGTTGCCGGCAAGGTATTCGGCAACGACACCCTGCTTGATGGCCTGAACGGCCTGATTCACCCTGCCGTTCGTCTGGATTTTGAAACGTGGAAAGGCCGGCATCACAGCCCGCTCCTCTTTAAGGAAACGGCCCTGCTTTTTGAACTGGGACTGAATAAAGAATGCGACAGTACCATACTGGTTACCGCAGAAGACAACATCAGGATGAAAAGGGTAATGGACCGCGACGGAAAAACCTACCGGGAAATAGAAGCCATTATGGACCGGCAGCTCCCGGAAAAGGACAAGCTAAAACTGGCTGATTTTGTAATACATAACAATGACGGTTTAACAGAGCTTGAAACCGAAACAGAGAAGGTGATATCACAGCTGGCAGAAGCGAAATCATAG
- a CDS encoding GEVED domain-containing protein yields MKKYYLLMAMFFWSLSHLNAQTYCIPAFASGCASGDLIDSFSIPLASFNHLNTGCSPGAYGNYTGTHTITLSPAINYTYSVTHDFSSQNVRIWIDLNNDGVFTDAAPELIATHSSANVGGANITDGTFVIPLGTTAGTYRMRVGNRYSSQPVPCNTAGFGEAHDYTVVITAPPTCLAPSALAANVTPTSATLTWTAPTPAPAQGYEYFYNTTGVPPTAATVGTAAPGTSVNLPTLIPGTTYYWWVRAICSSTDSSFWVAGPEFTPGQIGAGTATTSNLPVYSCFGYNHSQQIYTAAEVAGAIGANQVITKIRFKVAAPASTQSTYNEWVVYMGNTTQANFATTTSWVPSSQLMQVYSGTIANMVGGTWVELTLNVPFIWDGVNNLVIAVDENATNYSCTATWGGYTAGTDRGMLYYSDGTNPDPISPPTASSRYSVIPQLQLVGEPLPPCTAAAPTNAVATGLTSTTANLSWMPAQGASYVLQWRPVTTPASAWNTVTPAPVNSFYALSGLTEQTQYEFRVAYVCSGTQGAFSSPVQFTTPAISYCSAAPTSTTPYEYISNVTVNAIGAPAMVSNSTGTGGAYTDYTNDPTRLVRLVIGTSGNTVSVSKSWINFQYNAGTGVWIDFNRNGTFEASERVLNSPANTTTPVNATFTVPNPPGSYVGPLKTRMRVILQESGNPNACGGFTWGEVEDYNVELVEPIPCTSAAPQGLSASNVGPVSATLSWIPASGAAYVLEWREVTNPVSPWIPVTPAPVNSFHVLTGLQEQKTYEFRVAYVCSGTQGAWSAPFQFLTPPLNWCTAGSTTTPVDEHITNVTVTPTGFPISAPMVNNSGPSTYTDYYFDPAKLVTLVLGSTGNTISVEKGWVNAPSNVAVSAWIDFNRDGIFDTAELVLNTASSQITPVSTTFDVPAVGYASPYNTKMRVIARLTTVPTACGTFNFGEVEDYPVHLVEPIPCNNAAPQNVVVSGITHNSATVTWTPDQGGATYIVQYKPVGAANWTGQIPVTFLTGTYTIPNLTPSTQYIVQVVALCDNVPGAPTELPFETKCDPEPPTNFTVTSITPNSALVSWNPVPTASYVLEYREVGAATWTTVNVTGTSYSLTGLNPYTTYEVRVASECSGAVNPYTTPQVFTTLPTCEMAPIGLTVTNITMTQAQVDWNAYPGATYVLRWRKVGSSGWNTQNLTVNTYIITGLFEETQYEVQIANFCGGTTQQFTHPYVFTTPGLMYCDMTAASSAAEHISNVNVRPAGGTEMNSDSDASGYTSYVNDITRHILLVQGSTGNRISISKEWANTQYNEAVTVWIDFNRDGVFSNSERILIAPANQNTPVTGTFSVPADAYVSLTNDKYVVMRVAMSRDGSPEMCSTFANGEVEDYRVRITKAMPTNIMDPNQINVYPNPVKNTLFITKVKDGAKYNVYSAIGQLIQSGIVIGNKIDVSKLINGVFVIDITDTNGQAVQKKFIKE; encoded by the coding sequence ATGAAGAAATACTACTTATTAATGGCCATGTTTTTTTGGTCTTTGTCCCATCTTAACGCCCAGACCTACTGCATCCCGGCTTTCGCTAGCGGATGTGCTAGCGGCGATTTGATTGACAGTTTTTCTATTCCGCTTGCCAGTTTTAACCATCTGAACACGGGTTGTTCACCCGGAGCCTATGGTAATTATACAGGTACACACACTATCACTTTATCTCCAGCAATTAATTATACCTACTCGGTTACTCACGATTTTTCTAGTCAAAATGTTAGAATCTGGATAGATTTGAATAATGATGGCGTGTTTACGGATGCAGCTCCTGAGCTCATTGCTACACACAGCAGCGCGAATGTGGGCGGCGCTAACATTACTGACGGTACGTTTGTAATTCCGCTTGGAACTACCGCCGGCACATACCGGATGAGGGTTGGAAACCGTTACTCCTCGCAACCAGTACCGTGTAATACAGCCGGTTTTGGTGAAGCACATGACTACACCGTCGTAATTACGGCACCTCCCACCTGTCTGGCACCGAGTGCTTTAGCTGCAAATGTAACTCCTACATCAGCAACCTTAACCTGGACCGCCCCCACACCGGCACCGGCACAGGGTTACGAATATTTCTATAATACCACCGGGGTTCCGCCTACTGCAGCCACAGTAGGTACTGCAGCTCCAGGTACAAGTGTTAATCTTCCAACCCTTATCCCGGGAACAACTTACTACTGGTGGGTAAGAGCGATATGCTCATCAACCGACAGCAGTTTCTGGGTGGCCGGTCCGGAATTCACACCGGGACAGATTGGCGCCGGTACTGCCACTACAAGTAACCTTCCGGTGTATTCCTGCTTTGGTTATAATCACTCCCAACAGATATATACCGCGGCTGAAGTAGCCGGTGCAATCGGTGCTAACCAGGTAATTACAAAAATCAGATTTAAAGTTGCTGCACCCGCTTCTACACAGTCCACTTATAACGAATGGGTAGTATATATGGGAAATACGACGCAGGCCAACTTTGCCACTACCACATCATGGGTGCCTTCCAGCCAGCTAATGCAGGTTTATAGTGGTACAATTGCGAATATGGTAGGCGGTACTTGGGTTGAACTTACACTTAATGTTCCATTTATTTGGGACGGTGTAAACAATCTTGTAATTGCTGTTGATGAAAATGCTACGAACTACTCCTGTACTGCCACGTGGGGCGGTTACACTGCCGGTACTGACCGGGGTATGTTATATTACAGTGACGGTACAAATCCCGATCCGATTTCACCACCTACGGCAAGTTCAAGATATTCTGTAATACCGCAACTGCAGCTCGTAGGCGAACCGTTACCTCCGTGTACAGCAGCCGCACCTACCAATGCTGTAGCTACGGGACTGACAAGTACCACAGCTAACTTGTCGTGGATGCCGGCACAAGGTGCCAGCTATGTACTTCAGTGGAGGCCTGTAACTACACCTGCTTCTGCGTGGAATACGGTTACTCCAGCGCCTGTAAACAGTTTCTATGCTCTTTCAGGATTAACAGAGCAGACTCAATACGAATTCCGGGTAGCTTACGTGTGTAGTGGTACGCAGGGTGCATTTTCCAGTCCTGTTCAGTTCACTACTCCGGCAATCAGTTATTGCTCTGCAGCTCCAACCAGTACGACACCGTATGAATACATCTCCAATGTAACCGTAAATGCCATCGGAGCACCGGCTATGGTTTCCAACTCTACGGGTACCGGTGGCGCTTATACAGACTACACCAATGATCCTACGCGTCTTGTAAGACTGGTTATAGGAACCTCAGGTAATACGGTTTCAGTTTCCAAATCCTGGATTAACTTCCAGTATAATGCAGGAACCGGGGTGTGGATTGACTTTAACAGAAACGGAACCTTTGAAGCCTCAGAGCGTGTCCTTAATTCTCCTGCGAATACTACTACACCTGTAAATGCAACCTTTACTGTTCCAAACCCGCCGGGATCATATGTTGGACCATTAAAGACAAGAATGCGTGTCATTCTTCAGGAAAGCGGAAACCCAAATGCCTGCGGTGGATTTACTTGGGGAGAAGTTGAAGATTACAATGTGGAATTGGTGGAACCAATCCCATGTACTTCGGCAGCGCCACAAGGTCTGTCAGCAAGTAATGTAGGGCCTGTTTCTGCAACACTTTCATGGATTCCTGCATCAGGAGCAGCTTACGTTCTTGAGTGGAGAGAAGTAACTAACCCTGTATCACCGTGGATCCCTGTTACTCCGGCACCGGTAAACAGTTTCCATGTCCTTACCGGTCTTCAGGAACAGAAAACCTACGAATTCCGTGTAGCGTATGTTTGTAGCGGAACCCAGGGTGCCTGGAGTGCACCTTTCCAGTTTTTAACACCACCATTGAACTGGTGTACTGCAGGGTCAACCACAACACCTGTTGATGAACATATTACGAATGTAACAGTGACACCTACAGGTTTCCCGATCAGTGCACCAATGGTGAACAACTCCGGACCAAGTACTTATACTGACTACTATTTTGATCCTGCCAAACTGGTAACTCTTGTTCTTGGATCTACAGGAAACACTATTTCAGTTGAAAAAGGATGGGTTAATGCACCGTCAAACGTAGCTGTTTCTGCCTGGATTGATTTTAACAGAGATGGCATCTTTGATACTGCAGAACTTGTTCTGAACACTGCTTCAAGCCAGATCACTCCGGTATCAACTACATTTGATGTGCCTGCAGTAGGCTATGCAAGTCCGTACAATACCAAAATGAGGGTTATTGCCAGACTTACCACTGTGCCGACGGCTTGTGGAACCTTTAACTTCGGTGAAGTTGAAGATTATCCTGTCCATCTTGTTGAACCTATTCCGTGTAACAATGCAGCTCCTCAGAATGTAGTGGTTTCGGGAATAACCCATAATTCCGCTACAGTAACCTGGACTCCGGATCAGGGTGGTGCTACTTACATCGTGCAGTACAAGCCTGTAGGTGCAGCTAACTGGACTGGTCAGATTCCTGTAACTTTCCTTACAGGTACCTATACCATTCCTAACCTGACACCTTCTACACAGTATATTGTTCAGGTGGTGGCACTTTGTGATAACGTTCCGGGAGCACCAACAGAACTTCCTTTTGAAACCAAGTGTGATCCTGAGCCACCTACTAACTTTACTGTAACTTCAATAACACCAAACAGTGCGTTAGTTTCATGGAATCCGGTTCCGACTGCTTCCTATGTACTGGAGTACCGTGAAGTAGGTGCTGCGACGTGGACCACAGTAAACGTGACGGGTACCTCGTACTCACTGACAGGTTTGAATCCTTACACAACTTATGAAGTACGTGTTGCTTCAGAATGTTCAGGTGCAGTTAATCCTTATACAACTCCACAGGTATTTACTACACTGCCAACCTGTGAAATGGCGCCAATCGGTCTTACCGTAACCAATATTACAATGACACAGGCGCAGGTAGACTGGAACGCGTATCCGGGAGCAACCTATGTGCTAAGATGGAGAAAGGTTGGTTCTTCAGGATGGAATACACAAAACCTTACTGTCAATACATACATCATTACAGGACTGTTTGAAGAAACTCAGTATGAAGTTCAGATTGCAAACTTTTGTGGCGGAACTACCCAACAGTTCACACATCCTTATGTATTTACAACTCCAGGACTGATGTACTGCGATATGACAGCTGCAAGTTCAGCTGCGGAACATATTTCAAATGTTAACGTGAGACCTGCAGGCGGAACAGAAATGAACAGTGATTCTGACGCATCAGGCTATACAAGCTATGTGAATGACATCACAAGACATATCCTCCTGGTTCAGGGATCTACCGGTAACAGGATTTCCATCAGCAAGGAATGGGCAAATACCCAGTATAACGAAGCTGTTACTGTCTGGATTGATTTCAACAGAGACGGAGTATTCTCCAACAGTGAAAGAATCCTTATTGCTCCGGCCAACCAGAATACGCCGGTTACAGGCACATTCTCCGTACCGGCAGATGCTTATGTAAGCCTTACAAATGACAAATATGTTGTGATGAGGGTAGCAATGAGCAGAGACGGATCTCCAGAGATGTGTTCAACCTTTGCCAATGGTGAAGTGGAAGATTACCGTGTAAGGATTACCAAGGCGATGCCTACCAACATCATGGATCCTAACCAGATCAATGTTTATCCTAACCCTGTTAAAAATACACTCTTCATAACTAAGGTGAAGGACGGTGCCAAGTACAATGTGTACAGCGCAATCGGGCAGCTTATACAGAGCGGTATCGTTATCGGTAACAAGATAGACGTAAGTAAACTGATTAATGGAGTGTTTGTGATTGACATCACCGACACCAACGGACAGGCAGTACAGAAAAAATTCATTAAAGAATAA